A genome region from Lactobacillus sp. ESL0791 includes the following:
- a CDS encoding PTS sugar transporter subunit IIC: MEKLLDNPFMQKLQEWGQKLGKNKFLSSLQAAMMGTLGIILVGSIAQILMVFLGPTLLKVISDKGAIYSSLNYIYQFTMNLMSLWVVALFAYNYAKKLNLKAPLMNILDALVCFFLVVGTISVDKTGKATIDMTYLGTQGMFIGFLVVFLSVQIENFCQKKNVRIDMPSVVPPFLQESFSALLPLLFSSVFFSLVVGLVSFLSHGTYTLASGFTALLSYPLKTLTSVPGMIIMCTLAAVLWCFGIHGTMLISSIVLPLSIQAIAMNAAAHAAGQPMKFYPVFLYAGLSMVGGTGNTLPLVLMGLRSKSQQIKSVSKVSLLPGLFNINEPVAFGMPIMYNPILCIPYVLSVPVIMLLTYLGYKSGFIQVPWLLIPPMLPLGFQRYLEGLKWENAIWDYLMIIPAALLYYPFFKIYEKQLLKKESENTDK; the protein is encoded by the coding sequence ATGGAAAAGTTATTAGATAATCCATTCATGCAAAAGCTTCAAGAATGGGGACAAAAATTAGGTAAGAATAAATTTTTGTCCTCACTGCAAGCTGCGATGATGGGAACATTAGGTATTATTCTGGTTGGTTCAATCGCACAAATATTAATGGTATTTTTGGGGCCGACTTTGTTAAAAGTTATTTCTGATAAAGGAGCTATTTATTCATCATTAAACTATATTTATCAATTTACAATGAATTTGATGTCATTGTGGGTAGTAGCCCTTTTTGCTTATAATTATGCTAAAAAGTTAAATCTGAAAGCACCTTTAATGAATATTTTGGATGCTTTGGTTTGCTTTTTCTTAGTAGTCGGGACCATCTCGGTGGATAAAACTGGTAAAGCAACCATTGACATGACATATTTAGGGACACAAGGAATGTTCATTGGCTTCTTAGTTGTCTTTTTATCTGTGCAAATTGAAAACTTTTGTCAAAAAAAGAATGTGCGAATAGATATGCCTAGCGTTGTTCCACCTTTTTTGCAAGAAAGTTTTTCTGCTTTATTGCCATTACTTTTTAGCTCTGTGTTCTTTTCACTGGTTGTAGGCTTAGTTTCCTTTTTGTCACATGGAACTTATACCCTTGCATCTGGATTTACGGCATTATTGTCATATCCGTTAAAGACTTTAACTTCGGTGCCAGGTATGATTATTATGTGTACCCTTGCTGCAGTCTTATGGTGCTTTGGTATTCACGGAACAATGTTGATTTCATCAATAGTTTTGCCTTTGTCAATTCAAGCGATTGCAATGAATGCAGCAGCTCATGCTGCCGGACAGCCTATGAAATTTTATCCAGTATTTTTGTATGCTGGCCTCTCAATGGTTGGGGGAACAGGTAATACATTGCCTTTAGTTTTAATGGGACTAAGATCAAAATCGCAACAAATAAAATCTGTTTCTAAAGTTTCTCTGCTTCCTGGACTATTTAATATTAATGAACCAGTAGCTTTTGGAATGCCGATTATGTATAACCCAATTCTTTGTATTCCTTATGTATTAAGTGTTCCAGTAATAATGTTATTAACATATTTAGGTTATAAGAGTGGCTTTATTCAAGTTCCGTGGTTGCTTATTCCGCCGATGTTACCTTTAGGTTTCCAAAGATACTTAGAAGGATTGAAATGGGAAAACGCAATTTGGGATTATCTAATGATTATTCCTGCAGCATTGCTATATTATCCATTCTTTAAAATATATGAAAAGCAACTATTAAAGAAAGAATCAGAAAATACAGATAAGTAA